The window CCGGGGGTGCAGGACGGGCCCGGAGACCCGGACCCGTCCTGCCGTTGTTGTCATTGTGAGTGTCCCGGAGCGGTTCTAGTGGCAGTGCCCGGCGGGTTCGCCGTGTTCGCCGCCGGCTGCGCCAGCGCCCTCAACGGCGCTGTGGCAGCTCGAACCCGAGGCGCTGGCCGGCACGTCCAGAACGGGGCTGCGATCGAAGAACCCCTCGGGACGCAGCTTGAAGCCAACTGTGTCCACGGGCATGATCGGCCAGTCCTCCACGCGCGGGAAGTGCGTGAGGCCGAAAGTGTGCCAGAGGACGATGTCCTGGCCGTCGATCTCGCGGTCCTGGGCAACGTAGGCCGGCAGGCCAGCACCGCCGGAGTGTTGGTTCACGAAGTCGCCCGTGGGGTAGCGCTCCTCGTCCGAGTAGCGGGTGACCCACAGATCCTTGGTGGCGAAAGCCGCGCGCTTGGCAATGGACGAGCCCGGATCGGCCAGCAGCGTGGGCTGGTTCTCGGCGTGGAGTTTGTAGCCGACCGGCTCACCCAGACGATTCTTGGACTCCGGGTTGGAAATGATCCAGGTGCGGCCTGCGCGGGCGTCGGCCTCACGGACTGCCTCCGACTCCTTGGTCAGGAGTGTGCGCTTGCGGGAGAACGCATTGCCGCGCTCGTTGCCTTCGCCCATTGCCTGACGGACCACGTCTTCTTCCTCCACGCGGTTGGTGAAGCCATCAATGGCCATGTCCAGACGGGCGCTGAAGAGGTGCTGGTGGAAGGGTGCGCCGAGGCCAGGGGCGAGCTGGGAAATGTTATCCGAGCCACCCTCCGGGAACGCACTGGTGAACACGACGCCGGTGGCCTTGGCCTCGAACTCGATGGTGCCGTCCAGGTAGAGGTACCAGTAGAAGCCGTAATCGTAATTGCCAATGGTGGTGAAGAAGGAGATCACCAGACGACGGTTGCGGCGGGTGTAGTTGATGCCGGTCCAGAGGTCGGAGTGCTTGGAGAGGATTCCCCAGTCTTCCTCGTGCATGCAGATACCGTTGCGGATTTCGCGGGGGTTGCCGAAGGCGTCGCTGATGACCGGGCTGAGGTAGGTGATGTCACCCAAGCAATCGCACCCCAGTTCCAGGGAGTTGGCGTACTGGCCCACCAAGTATTCGCCGGTGTCGAAGTAGTTTTGCCAGGACCGGATGGGCGAAGGGTCACCGTAGGGAACCACCATTTCTGCGATGGATCCCCGGTTGATGATGGGACGCTTCTTGTCGCCGTCCTGGAAGGCCAGGTTGTGGAGGACAACTCCTTCGCGGACATCGAAGCCCACATCCACGCTCCACTTTTCCCACTCAACGTGGTTCCCTCCGGTGACAGTGAAGCTGGGTCCCTCGGGCTGAGTGATGCTGATGGGCTTCTGGGTAGTGCGGAGCGGGCCGGTCAGTTCAGGATCCGTGTAATTTCCGTGCTCTGCCGGGACGGGCATCACGCCAAGGTCAATGACCTGGGTGACCTCCTTGTTGACCACGTCCACGTACGCTACGAGTCCATCCACGGGGTGAGCCCAGGCACTGTCCTCCGGGAAGTCCTGCACAAATGCGAGCCCACGGAGGATGCGCCGGCCCCTTTCTTCTTCATATTCAAAGACGCCGGCGGACAGCGGAGCTACTCGGACCTTCTCTACGTCCAGGTCCCGGGCTGCGAGCGCGGTGAGCCAGCGCTCGTCGGTGGCGAGGAGCGTCTCCACAACCTCGAATTCTTCCTCCAACACAGGGAGTTCGCCGGAGACCTTGGTGTCCAGTACGAGTGCGGACACAATCTCGCCGCGGGTCACCGAGACCAGGACATCAGTGGGTGCGCCGCCGGAGATGTCGTGGATGAAGACGCGGAACCGGCGGTCCTGCTCTGACTGGCGGCGGGCCGGGTCCACCAGCCCCAGGTAGGCGATGCGCTTCTCAGCGCCAAGGTGGCCCGCGGCCTGCAGGATTCCCTGCACCTGGGAGATTTCGGCGCCCGTTGCCAGGGCGTACTGTGCTTCCTCAATGGCGGTGGCGTCGGTTGCTGTCTCAGTTGCTGTGGGCGTCATGGCTGCCTCTTGTCCGGGACCTATGATGGGTCAGGATTTATTTTCTATAGGTGTAGAGAATAACCAAAACGTAAGATGGGTCACAAGACCTGTCCGCCATTTATTTTTTCGGGAGCCCATCCAGTGCCAAAGATTGTGGACCACGATCAACGACGCCTCGAGCTGGTGGACGCAACCTGGCGGATCATCGCGAAGCTAGGCATGGAAGGCGCAACCATGCGGGAAATCGCTGAGGAAGCCGGCTTCGCCAACGGCGCCCTCAAGCCCTACTTCCCCACCAAGGATCTGCTGCTGACATCGGCGTTCGGGCACGTCTTCAACCGCACCAACCAGCGCATCGCCACCATGGCCGAGGGACTCTCGGGCGTCGCAGCCCTCCGCGCGTTCTGCGCTGAAGTCCTGCCGCTGGATGAGGAACGAGTCAACGAAGCGCGGATCGTGATTCCGTTCTGGCAGAAGGCGCTCAACGACGCCCACATGGCGGCCCTCCACAGTAAGTCCATGCGGCAGTGGCACTCCACCCTTGCAGCGCATTGCGCAGCAGCCCGCGCGGCAGGCGAGATCAAAGCCCCCATCGGGGACGCCGCCGTCGCCGATCACCTGCTGAACATGATGCTCGGCGCACAGATAGTTGTGGCGTTGTCCCCCGCCGAGCATTTCTCGCAGGACCTTGCGGGGCAACTGGATCATTACCTCATGCTGCTGACTGGCTAGCTAGCTCGTGGCGCCCGACGCCACCACACCCACGCCCAGCCCAGCGATCACACCGCTGCTGACACGCTCGACGACGGTGCTCACCTTGGGTCGCTTAAGCCACCGCATCGCCTTGAAAGCGACGACGGCGATCATCGAGAGATACGCGAACGCAATGACGGCCACTACGACGCCCAGAATTAAGGACGTGCCCATGGTGTCCCCGCC is drawn from Arthrobacter sp. 31Y and contains these coding sequences:
- a CDS encoding TetR/AcrR family transcriptional regulator; this encodes MPKIVDHDQRRLELVDATWRIIAKLGMEGATMREIAEEAGFANGALKPYFPTKDLLLTSAFGHVFNRTNQRIATMAEGLSGVAALRAFCAEVLPLDEERVNEARIVIPFWQKALNDAHMAALHSKSMRQWHSTLAAHCAAARAAGEIKAPIGDAAVADHLLNMMLGAQIVVALSPAEHFSQDLAGQLDHYLMLLTG
- a CDS encoding primary-amine oxidase, which codes for MTPTATETATDATAIEEAQYALATGAEISQVQGILQAAGHLGAEKRIAYLGLVDPARRQSEQDRRFRVFIHDISGGAPTDVLVSVTRGEIVSALVLDTKVSGELPVLEEEFEVVETLLATDERWLTALAARDLDVEKVRVAPLSAGVFEYEEERGRRILRGLAFVQDFPEDSAWAHPVDGLVAYVDVVNKEVTQVIDLGVMPVPAEHGNYTDPELTGPLRTTQKPISITQPEGPSFTVTGGNHVEWEKWSVDVGFDVREGVVLHNLAFQDGDKKRPIINRGSIAEMVVPYGDPSPIRSWQNYFDTGEYLVGQYANSLELGCDCLGDITYLSPVISDAFGNPREIRNGICMHEEDWGILSKHSDLWTGINYTRRNRRLVISFFTTIGNYDYGFYWYLYLDGTIEFEAKATGVVFTSAFPEGGSDNISQLAPGLGAPFHQHLFSARLDMAIDGFTNRVEEEDVVRQAMGEGNERGNAFSRKRTLLTKESEAVREADARAGRTWIISNPESKNRLGEPVGYKLHAENQPTLLADPGSSIAKRAAFATKDLWVTRYSDEERYPTGDFVNQHSGGAGLPAYVAQDREIDGQDIVLWHTFGLTHFPRVEDWPIMPVDTVGFKLRPEGFFDRSPVLDVPASASGSSCHSAVEGAGAAGGEHGEPAGHCH